Proteins co-encoded in one Pleurodeles waltl isolate 20211129_DDA unplaced genomic scaffold, aPleWal1.hap1.20221129 scaffold_239, whole genome shotgun sequence genomic window:
- the LOC138275459 gene encoding histone H2B 1.2-like, translating to MPEPAKSAPAPKKGSKKALSKPPKKDGKKRKRTRKESYAIYIYKVMKQVHPDTGISSKAMGIMNSFVNDIFERIAGEASRLAHYNQRRTITSREIQTAVRLLLPGELAKHAVSEGTKAVTKYTSAK from the coding sequence ATGCCTGAACCAGCCAAGTCCGCGCCGGCTCCCAAGAAGGGCTCCAAGAAAGCGCTGTCCAAGCCACCCAAGAAGGACGGGAAGAAgcgcaagaggaccaggaaggagAGCTACGCTATCTACATTTACAAAGTGATGAAGCAGGTGCACCCTGACACCGGCATCTCCTCCAAGGCCATGGGCATCATGAACTCCTTCGTCAACGACATCTTTGAGCGCATCGCTGGGGAGGCTTCCCGTCTGGCTCACTACAACCAGCGGCGCACCATCACCTCCCGGGAGATCCAGACCGCCGTGCGCCTGCTGCTGCCCGGAGAGCTGGCCAAGCACGCCGTGTCTGAAGGCACCAAGGCTGTCACCAAGTACACAAGCGCCAAGTAA